A single window of Methylobacterium nodulans ORS 2060 DNA harbors:
- a CDS encoding Crp/Fnr family transcriptional regulator: MTLETEVQSLRQVPMFREVDPSRLKLLAFTSERVHFAAGQKFFDQGDAADAAYLILEGEAAVTIDGPAGPIRLAVLGANALVGEMGILADQPRSATVTAVGATTALRIDRRVFLELLSQFPQIAIAVMRELAHRLELTNQQLAQRRAG, encoded by the coding sequence ATGACGCTCGAGACCGAGGTGCAGTCGCTGCGCCAAGTTCCGATGTTCCGGGAGGTCGATCCGTCCCGCCTCAAGCTGCTCGCCTTCACGAGCGAGCGGGTGCATTTCGCTGCGGGCCAAAAGTTCTTCGATCAGGGCGACGCAGCGGATGCCGCCTATCTGATCCTGGAGGGAGAGGCGGCGGTGACGATCGACGGCCCGGCAGGGCCGATCCGTTTGGCGGTGCTCGGCGCCAATGCGCTCGTTGGTGAAATGGGCATCCTGGCGGATCAGCCCCGCTCCGCCACCGTGACGGCCGTCGGCGCGACGACGGCTTTGCGCATCGATCGCCGGGTCTTCCTCGAACTGCTGAGCCAGTTTCCCCAGATCGCGATCGCGGTGATGCGGGAGCTCGCGCATCGCCTCGAACTGACCAACCAGCAGCTCGCCCAGCGCCGGGCCGGCTGA
- a CDS encoding DUF1328 domain-containing protein — translation MLGWAVTFLVVALVAALFGFGGIAGTAVEAAKIIFFVAVVLFAISAVVGLLRGRSTNL, via the coding sequence ATGCTGGGTTGGGCGGTTACTTTCCTGGTCGTGGCCCTGGTGGCCGCGCTGTTCGGCTTCGGCGGCATTGCCGGAACCGCGGTGGAGGCCGCGAAGATCATCTTCTTCGTCGCCGTCGTGCTGTTCGCCATCTCGGCCGTGGTCGGCCTCCTGCGCGGGCGATCCACGAACCTCTGA
- the trpS gene encoding tryptophan--tRNA ligase: protein MPAFQELVFSGVQPTGNLHLGNYLGAIRRFVALQAQYATCLYCVVDLHAITVWQDPAELTNQIREVTAAFLAAGIDPSRAIVFNQSQVPQHAELTWIFNCVARLGWLNRMTQFKEKAGKDRENASIGLYDYPVLMAADILAYRATHVPVGEDQKQHLELTRDIAQKFNNDFSGSIAARGHGEAFFPLTEPLIGGPAARVMSLRDGTKKMSKSDPSDYSRINLTDDADAIAQKVRKAKTDAEPLPSEVAGLAGRPEADNLVGIFAALRDVSREDVLRDYGGAQFSAFKGALVDLAVERLGPIGAEMKRLVDDPGHIDRVLADGAARAEAIAAPTIAAVKDIVGFVRTR from the coding sequence ATGCCCGCGTTCCAGGAACTCGTCTTCTCCGGCGTCCAGCCGACCGGAAACCTTCACCTCGGCAATTATCTCGGGGCGATCAGGCGCTTCGTCGCCCTGCAGGCGCAGTACGCGACCTGCCTCTACTGCGTCGTCGACCTGCACGCGATCACGGTCTGGCAGGATCCGGCCGAGCTGACGAATCAGATCCGCGAGGTCACGGCGGCCTTCCTGGCGGCCGGCATCGACCCGTCGCGCGCCATCGTGTTCAATCAGAGCCAGGTGCCCCAGCACGCGGAACTGACCTGGATCTTCAACTGTGTCGCCCGCCTCGGCTGGCTCAACCGCATGACGCAGTTCAAGGAGAAGGCCGGCAAGGACCGCGAGAATGCCAGCATCGGCCTCTACGACTATCCCGTGCTGATGGCCGCCGACATTCTGGCCTACCGGGCGACCCACGTCCCGGTGGGCGAGGACCAGAAGCAGCACCTCGAACTCACCCGCGACATCGCCCAGAAGTTCAACAACGACTTCTCCGGCTCGATCGCGGCGCGGGGCCATGGCGAGGCCTTCTTCCCCCTCACCGAGCCGCTGATCGGCGGACCGGCCGCCCGAGTCATGTCCCTGCGCGACGGGACGAAGAAGATGTCGAAGTCGGACCCCTCCGACTATTCGCGCATCAACCTGACGGACGACGCCGACGCCATCGCCCAGAAGGTCCGCAAGGCCAAGACCGACGCCGAGCCCCTCCCCTCGGAGGTGGCGGGCCTCGCCGGGCGGCCGGAGGCCGACAACCTCGTCGGCATCTTCGCGGCCCTGCGGGACGTCTCCCGCGAGGACGTGCTGCGCGATTACGGCGGTGCTCAGTTCTCGGCCTTCAAGGGCGCCCTCGTCGATCTCGCGGTGGAGAGGCTGGGGCCGATCGGGGCCGAGATGAAGCGCCTCGTCGACGATCCGGGCCATATCGACCGGGTGCTGGCAGACGGCGCCGCCCGCGCCGAGGCGATCGCGGCCCCGACCATCGCGGCGGTGAAGGATATCGTCGGATTCGTGCGGACGCGGTAG
- a CDS encoding DUF4332 domain-containing protein, whose product MAYLIESVGCIGPFLADRLREAGIATTEALLTRAGDPDGRRQLAQATGIDAALLLRWVGRCDLFRIHGLARPMTELLEAAGICTVADLARQNADSLVDTLTALNTEGGFCAVTPTRRRVAEWIARAGALPPALA is encoded by the coding sequence ATGGCCTATCTGATCGAGTCCGTCGGCTGCATCGGCCCGTTTCTCGCAGACCGCCTGCGGGAGGCCGGGATCGCCACCACGGAGGCATTGCTCACCCGGGCGGGCGATCCGGACGGTCGGCGGCAGCTGGCGCAGGCGACGGGCATCGACGCGGCGCTGCTCCTGCGCTGGGTGGGGCGGTGCGACCTGTTTCGCATCCACGGCCTGGCGCGCCCGATGACGGAACTGCTCGAGGCGGCCGGCATCTGCACGGTCGCCGATCTCGCGAGGCAGAATGCGGACAGCCTCGTCGATACCCTGACGGCCCTGAATACCGAGGGCGGGTTCTGCGCCGTGACGCCCACGCGCCGCCGCGTGGCGGAGTGGATCGCGCGGGCCGGCGCATTGCCGCCCGCCTTGGCGTAA
- a CDS encoding RluA family pseudouridine synthase — MIVEDIVSRVLYRDALVLVIDKPAGLPVHPGPRGGETLVQHLDALRFGLPRRPEAAHRLDRDTSGCLALGRHAKALARLGGLFAGCEVRKTYWALVEGMPAAEEGAIDLPLARRSDDPRSWWMKPDPAGDPALTRWRLRGRGPDGSAWLELEPVTGRTHQLRVHCAAMGWPIRGDAIYGVAPRQGGPGLQLHARALTLPLYPKKPAIAVAAPVPPHIRPGLSACGWAE, encoded by the coding sequence ATGATCGTCGAAGACATAGTCTCGCGGGTCCTCTACCGCGATGCCCTGGTGCTCGTCATCGATAAGCCGGCGGGTTTGCCGGTGCATCCGGGCCCCCGGGGCGGCGAGACGCTGGTCCAGCACCTCGACGCGCTGCGCTTCGGCCTGCCGCGCCGGCCGGAAGCCGCGCACCGCCTCGACCGGGACACCTCGGGCTGCCTTGCGCTCGGACGCCACGCCAAGGCGCTGGCGCGCCTCGGCGGGCTTTTCGCCGGCTGCGAGGTCCGCAAGACCTACTGGGCGCTGGTCGAGGGCATGCCCGCGGCGGAGGAAGGGGCGATCGATTTGCCGCTGGCCCGCCGCTCGGACGATCCGCGCAGCTGGTGGATGAAGCCGGACCCCGCCGGGGATCCGGCCCTGACCCGCTGGCGGCTGCGCGGGCGCGGTCCCGACGGCAGCGCCTGGCTCGAACTCGAGCCGGTGACGGGGCGCACTCACCAGCTGCGCGTGCATTGCGCGGCGATGGGCTGGCCGATCCGCGGCGACGCCATTTACGGCGTCGCGCCGCGCCAGGGCGGTCCGGGCCTGCAGCTGCACGCCCGGGCGCTCACCCTGCCGCTCTACCCGAAGAAGCCGGCGATCGCGGTGGCGGCGCCGGTGCCGCCGCACATCCGGCCGGGCCTTTCGGCCTGCGGATGGGCGGAGTGA
- a CDS encoding response regulator yields the protein MSTAQLVVQHLPYLRRYARALTGSQVAGDAYVAATLETLVNEPETLGRSANVKADLFRVFTRIWNSLSVNGQIEQVQHDLPAEVRLGQITPLPRQAFLLSCLEGFSEEDAATILGVDVSEVRDLVDEAGRELAADMATEILIIEDEPLIAMDLEALVEGLGHNVTGVARTRSEAIKLAEGRRPGLILADIQLADGSSGLDAVNDLLKTFEVPVIFITAYPERFLTGERPEPAFLIAKPFQPANVSAVISQALFFQQSARRREAKAAV from the coding sequence ATGTCGACAGCACAACTCGTCGTGCAGCACCTGCCGTACCTGCGCCGCTACGCGCGCGCGCTGACCGGCAGCCAAGTGGCCGGCGATGCCTACGTGGCCGCGACGCTCGAAACGCTCGTCAACGAGCCCGAAACGCTGGGCCGCAGCGCGAACGTCAAGGCGGATCTGTTTCGGGTTTTCACGCGGATCTGGAACTCGCTCTCGGTGAACGGCCAGATCGAGCAGGTGCAGCACGACCTCCCGGCCGAGGTGCGGCTGGGGCAGATCACGCCTCTGCCGCGCCAGGCCTTCCTGCTGTCCTGCCTGGAGGGATTCTCGGAGGAGGATGCCGCCACCATCCTGGGCGTCGATGTCTCCGAGGTGCGCGACCTCGTGGACGAAGCGGGCCGCGAACTCGCCGCCGACATGGCGACCGAGATCCTCATCATCGAGGACGAGCCGCTCATCGCCATGGATCTCGAAGCCCTGGTCGAGGGGCTCGGCCACAACGTGACCGGCGTCGCGCGCACCCGCTCGGAAGCCATCAAGCTCGCGGAAGGCCGCCGACCGGGCCTGATCCTGGCCGACATCCAGCTTGCGGACGGCAGTTCGGGCCTCGATGCAGTCAATGACCTGCTCAAGACCTTCGAGGTGCCGGTGATCTTCATCACCGCCTATCCGGAGCGCTTCCTCACCGGCGAGCGGCCGGAACCCGCCTTCCTCATCGCCAAGCCCTTCCAGCCCGCGAACGTCTCGGCGGTGATCAGCCAGGCGCTGTTCTTCCAGCAGAGCGCCCGCCGCCGCGAGGCCAAGGCCGCCGTCTGA
- the ftsY gene encoding signal recognition particle-docking protein FtsY, with the protein MSDNTKPGWFGRLFGRRGEAPAEAPPVTPSEGEPDYATAAESAPPAAPTVTEASPDTAPERDLPPELAGADLQPIEGAPEEPPAGTAGQPPATPTEPEGAVAPEAEPPAASALAEPEPEPEPEPEAPAEKRGWWSRLTGGLRRTSSALSERVTGLFTKRKLDATTLEELEDALIQADFGVETAMRISEAVGKGRYEKGIAPDEVRAILATEVERALEPVARPLALDPGAKPFVLLMVGVNGAGKTTTIGKLAQKFRAQGRSVMLAAGDTFRAAAIEQLKVWGERTGAPVVTRPQGADAAGLAFDALQAARESGTDVLMIDTAGRLQNKAGLMAELEKIVRVIRKLDESAPHAVLLVLDATVGQNAISQVELFQKTAGVTGLVMTKLDGTARGGILVALAAKFGLPVHFIGVGEGVDDLEPFTARDFARAIAGLEKDT; encoded by the coding sequence ATGAGCGACAACACCAAGCCCGGCTGGTTCGGCCGATTGTTCGGACGCCGGGGCGAGGCCCCCGCGGAGGCGCCGCCCGTCACGCCGTCGGAAGGCGAGCCGGATTACGCCACCGCGGCCGAGAGTGCACCTCCCGCCGCGCCCACCGTCACGGAAGCCTCGCCCGACACGGCGCCGGAGCGGGACCTTCCGCCCGAACTCGCCGGCGCCGACCTGCAGCCCATCGAGGGCGCCCCCGAGGAACCGCCGGCCGGCACCGCCGGCCAGCCCCCCGCCACCCCGACCGAGCCCGAGGGCGCGGTGGCGCCGGAGGCCGAGCCCCCTGCCGCCAGCGCCCTCGCGGAGCCGGAGCCGGAGCCGGAGCCGGAGCCCGAGGCGCCCGCCGAGAAGCGTGGCTGGTGGAGCCGGCTCACCGGCGGCCTGCGCCGCACCTCCTCGGCGCTCTCCGAGCGCGTCACCGGGCTCTTCACCAAGCGCAAGCTCGATGCCACCACCCTGGAGGAGCTGGAGGACGCCCTGATCCAGGCGGATTTCGGCGTCGAGACCGCCATGCGCATCTCGGAAGCGGTCGGCAAGGGCCGCTACGAGAAGGGCATCGCGCCCGACGAGGTGCGGGCGATCCTGGCCACGGAGGTGGAGCGGGCGCTGGAGCCCGTCGCCCGTCCGCTCGCCCTCGATCCGGGCGCCAAGCCCTTCGTGCTCCTCATGGTTGGGGTGAACGGCGCGGGCAAGACGACGACGATCGGCAAGCTCGCTCAGAAGTTCCGGGCTCAGGGGCGCAGCGTGATGCTCGCGGCCGGCGACACGTTCCGGGCGGCGGCGATCGAGCAGCTCAAGGTCTGGGGCGAGCGCACCGGCGCGCCCGTGGTCACGCGCCCCCAGGGCGCCGATGCGGCGGGCCTCGCCTTCGACGCTCTTCAGGCGGCGCGGGAATCCGGGACCGACGTGCTGATGATCGACACGGCCGGCCGGCTCCAGAACAAGGCCGGGCTGATGGCGGAGCTCGAAAAGATCGTCCGGGTGATCCGCAAGCTCGACGAGAGCGCCCCGCACGCGGTGCTCCTCGTGCTGGACGCGACGGTCGGACAGAACGCCATCAGCCAGGTCGAGCTGTTCCAGAAGACCGCCGGCGTCACCGGCCTCGTGATGACGAAGCTCGACGGCACCGCGCGCGGCGGCATCCTGGTCGCGCTCGCGGCCAAGTTCGGCCTGCCGGTCCACTTCATCGGCGTCGGCGAGGGGGTCGACGATCTCGAACCCTTCACGGCGCGGGATTTCGCGCGGGCGATCGCGGGCCTGGAAAAGGATACCTGA
- a CDS encoding ABC transporter transmembrane domain-containing protein, giving the protein MTDGAGAVERNQVVAGFAGRPAPQAAPLAGNDPEAADAAGGLDRSLFRYIWRHSKRDQILICAVVLASLPLYFASLDLPRRIVNEAIQGHAFEKGNETAKFLVLRLRMPDWFGGEHPLFDGFEVDRFELLFGLSSLFLLLVLINGAFKYWINLAKGALGERMLRRLRFQLFSLILRFSPESIRQAKSSELATIVRDEVEPIGGFIGDAYILPAFLGTQAATAMTFILIQNVWLGLMAAGVVGVQFVVIPRLRRELLRLGRRRQLASRRLAGRVGEVVDGIEAVHANGAEPWERAEIGQRLYGLFELRLRIYQRKFMVKFLNNLLAQMTPFLFYCIGGYFALKGQLSIGQLVAVIAAYRDLPPPLKELIDWDQQRLDVQVKYEQVVQQFLPERLRPAETPGRDAPLLGTLAIEDVWVNEAPGPLLEGVSLTLALPTRLGIVSDGSPSASALARILAQRLAPSRGRVTIGGHELGEWASRALAHRVSYASVEPVLFPGSLRDNIMYGLRRPPDEEYRPETAEERRHLAEARRTGNPTQGPSGDWIDYAQAGVPDAAALDAVILGWLRRIGMGEEVYRFGLLGQVDPVRHADLAARLIEARRVLRARLAATGMEHLVEPFDPDRYNSQATIGENLLFGVPTTPSLIGRAMAEHPVVRGVLDGSGLTDDLVIMGERIAETMLEIFQGLPMGHPLFEQFSFLSADELPEYEAILARRTATEASEVRHGGSWFARTRRRWLGLERYSGADATRLIALPLAYIEPRHRLGLLDDTLRERFVLARAALHRALDSAGEGGVDFYEHGAVCAAAPLRDNLLFGRINQSAADAATTVTAAISATVESMDLADAVARVGLDHQVGPAGRFLSGGQRAAISLVRALVRRPDLLVLDGALTPMGENRAKAVLTLLLEHFGDATSLAVVLPNDRFAHLFDVVLRAHGTAIAPEAPKAV; this is encoded by the coding sequence ATGACGGACGGGGCAGGAGCGGTCGAGCGCAATCAGGTCGTGGCAGGCTTTGCCGGTCGCCCCGCCCCGCAGGCCGCGCCCCTCGCCGGAAACGATCCGGAGGCCGCCGACGCGGCAGGCGGGCTCGATCGCAGCCTTTTTCGCTACATCTGGCGCCACTCGAAGCGGGACCAGATCCTGATCTGCGCCGTGGTGCTGGCCTCGCTGCCGCTCTACTTCGCCTCCCTCGACCTGCCGCGCCGCATCGTCAACGAGGCGATCCAGGGCCACGCCTTCGAGAAGGGCAACGAGACCGCCAAGTTCCTGGTGCTGCGCCTGCGAATGCCGGACTGGTTCGGGGGCGAGCACCCGCTCTTCGACGGGTTCGAGGTCGACCGGTTCGAGCTCCTGTTCGGCCTCTCCTCGCTCTTCCTGCTCCTGGTGCTGATCAACGGCGCCTTCAAGTACTGGATCAATCTGGCCAAGGGCGCGCTCGGCGAGCGCATGCTGCGGCGCCTGCGCTTCCAGCTGTTCTCGCTGATCCTGCGCTTCTCGCCCGAATCGATCCGGCAGGCGAAGTCCTCCGAACTCGCCACCATCGTGCGCGACGAGGTGGAGCCGATCGGCGGCTTCATCGGCGATGCCTACATCCTGCCGGCCTTCCTCGGCACGCAGGCCGCCACCGCCATGACCTTCATCCTGATCCAGAACGTCTGGCTCGGGCTGATGGCCGCGGGCGTGGTCGGCGTGCAGTTCGTGGTCATCCCGCGGCTGCGGCGCGAGCTCTTGCGCCTCGGGCGCCGCCGCCAGCTGGCCTCCCGGCGGCTCGCCGGGCGGGTCGGCGAGGTGGTGGACGGGATCGAGGCTGTGCACGCCAACGGCGCCGAGCCCTGGGAGCGGGCCGAGATCGGGCAGCGGCTCTACGGGCTCTTCGAGCTTCGCCTGCGCATCTACCAGCGCAAGTTCATGGTGAAGTTCCTGAACAACCTGCTCGCGCAGATGACGCCGTTCCTGTTCTACTGCATCGGCGGCTACTTCGCGCTCAAGGGACAGCTCAGCATCGGCCAGCTCGTGGCGGTGATCGCGGCCTACCGGGACCTGCCGCCGCCGCTCAAGGAGCTGATCGACTGGGACCAGCAGCGCCTCGACGTGCAGGTGAAGTACGAGCAGGTGGTGCAGCAGTTCCTGCCCGAGCGCCTGCGGCCGGCCGAGACGCCGGGGCGCGACGCGCCGCTCCTCGGCACGCTGGCCATCGAGGACGTCTGGGTGAACGAGGCGCCCGGGCCGCTTCTCGAAGGGGTTTCGCTGACCCTCGCGCTGCCGACGCGGCTGGGCATCGTCAGCGACGGGAGCCCGTCGGCGAGCGCGCTGGCGCGCATCCTGGCCCAACGGCTGGCGCCCTCGCGCGGCCGCGTCACGATCGGCGGGCATGAACTCGGCGAGTGGGCCTCGCGCGCCCTCGCGCACCGGGTCTCCTATGCGAGCGTCGAACCGGTGCTGTTTCCCGGGTCGCTGCGCGACAACATCATGTACGGGCTGAGGCGGCCGCCGGACGAGGAGTACAGGCCCGAGACCGCGGAGGAGCGGCGGCACCTCGCCGAGGCGCGCCGCACGGGCAACCCGACGCAGGGCCCCTCGGGCGACTGGATCGACTATGCGCAGGCCGGCGTGCCGGATGCCGCCGCCCTCGATGCGGTGATCCTCGGCTGGCTGCGCCGCATCGGCATGGGCGAGGAGGTCTACCGGTTCGGCCTGCTCGGGCAGGTCGATCCCGTGCGGCATGCCGACCTCGCCGCGCGCCTGATCGAGGCGCGCAGGGTCCTGCGGGCGCGCCTCGCGGCGACGGGCATGGAGCATCTCGTGGAGCCCTTCGATCCGGACCGCTACAACAGTCAGGCGACGATCGGCGAGAACCTCCTGTTCGGCGTGCCGACGACCCCGAGCCTGATCGGCCGGGCCATGGCGGAACACCCGGTGGTGCGCGGCGTCCTCGACGGCAGCGGTCTCACCGACGACCTCGTCATCATGGGCGAGCGCATCGCCGAGACGATGCTCGAGATCTTCCAGGGCCTGCCGATGGGCCACCCGCTCTTCGAGCAGTTCTCGTTCCTGTCGGCGGACGAATTGCCGGAATACGAGGCGATCCTGGCGCGGCGCACCGCCACGGAGGCGTCGGAGGTGCGCCACGGCGGATCCTGGTTCGCGCGCACCCGGCGGCGCTGGCTCGGTCTCGAGCGCTACAGCGGCGCGGACGCGACGCGGCTCATCGCTCTGCCGCTCGCCTATATCGAGCCGCGCCATCGCCTCGGGCTTCTCGACGACACGCTCCGGGAGCGGTTCGTCCTCGCCCGCGCGGCCCTGCATCGGGCCCTCGACAGCGCCGGGGAGGGCGGCGTCGACTTCTACGAGCACGGCGCCGTCTGTGCGGCGGCGCCGCTGCGCGACAACCTGCTGTTCGGGCGCATCAACCAATCCGCGGCGGATGCCGCCACCACCGTCACGGCGGCGATCTCCGCCACCGTCGAGTCGATGGATCTGGCGGATGCGGTCGCGCGCGTCGGACTCGACCATCAGGTCGGGCCGGCCGGGCGCTTCCTGTCGGGCGGACAGCGGGCGGCGATCAGCCTGGTCCGTGCGCTCGTGCGCCGCCCGGACCTCCTCGTCCTCGACGGGGCCCTGACCCCCATGGGCGAGAACCGGGCGAAAGCCGTCCTGACGCTCCTGCTCGAGCATTTCGGCGACGCGACCAGCCTCGCCGTCGTCCTGCCGAACGACCGCTTCGCGCATCTCTTCGACGTGGTGCTGCGCGCGCACGGGACGGCGATCGCGCCGGAGGCGCCGAAAGCGGTCTGA
- a CDS encoding fumarylacetoacetate hydrolase family protein, which produces MIRFRTVTASGGLFALEPGDIIFTDTPSGVIIGMPKDKQVWPKAGDRIESTIEGLGTLRFILA; this is translated from the coding sequence GTGATCCGGTTCCGGACGGTCACTGCGTCAGGCGGGCTGTTCGCGCTTGAGCCGGGCGACATCATCTTCACGGACACGCCATCAGGCGTGATCATCGGCATGCCCAAGGACAAGCAGGTCTGGCCGAAGGCCGGCGACCGGATCGAGAGCACGATCGAGGGGCTCGGCACGCTGCGCTTCATCCTCGCCTGA
- a CDS encoding SDR family NAD(P)-dependent oxidoreductase: protein MDLAAGLRGRHVLVTGASSGLGDHFARLCARCGAAVTVAARRKDRLDALVEALGAAGSPRARAVSLDVADAASVEAAFAALDDLPDVVVNNAGIAEGGAAIDTDPDVFDRVIATNLRGVWLMSTAAARRWRDAGRGGVILNIASILGIRVAGGVGPYTVSKAAVVQMTEALALEWARYGIRVNALAPGYIDTDINREFFASPAGAALVKRIPMRRLGKPEDLDGAFLLLAGEASAWMTGATVPVDGGHLVSSL, encoded by the coding sequence ATGGATCTCGCTGCCGGCCTGAGGGGCCGCCACGTGCTCGTGACGGGCGCGTCGAGCGGCCTCGGCGACCACTTCGCCCGGCTCTGCGCCCGCTGCGGCGCCGCCGTGACCGTCGCGGCCCGACGCAAGGACCGGCTCGACGCCCTCGTGGAAGCGCTCGGCGCCGCGGGATCGCCCCGCGCCCGGGCGGTCTCCCTCGACGTGGCGGACGCGGCCTCCGTCGAGGCGGCCTTCGCGGCCCTGGACGACCTGCCCGACGTGGTCGTCAACAATGCGGGCATCGCGGAAGGCGGGGCGGCGATCGACACCGATCCCGATGTCTTCGACCGCGTCATCGCCACCAACCTGCGCGGGGTCTGGCTGATGTCGACCGCCGCCGCGCGGCGATGGCGCGATGCCGGCCGCGGCGGCGTCATCCTCAACATCGCGTCGATCCTCGGGATCCGGGTCGCGGGCGGCGTCGGCCCCTATACGGTCTCGAAGGCCGCCGTGGTGCAGATGACCGAGGCGCTGGCTCTCGAATGGGCCCGCTACGGCATCCGGGTCAACGCGCTGGCGCCGGGCTACATCGACACCGACATCAACCGCGAGTTCTTCGCGAGCCCTGCCGGAGCGGCGCTGGTCAAGCGCATCCCGATGCGCCGACTCGGCAAGCCGGAGGATCTCGACGGGGCCTTCCTGCTCCTGGCCGGCGAGGCTTCGGCCTGGATGACCGGCGCGACCGTGCCGGTGGATGGCGGCCACCTCGTCTCGAGTCTGTGA
- a CDS encoding general stress protein, with amino-acid sequence MATGNSTSKRGFASMDMERQREIASKGGRSVPAEKRSFSQDRELASSAGRKGGQASGSGRSSED; translated from the coding sequence ATGGCAACCGGAAATTCGACCTCAAAGCGCGGTTTCGCATCAATGGACATGGAGCGGCAGCGCGAGATCGCCAGCAAGGGCGGCCGCAGCGTTCCCGCCGAGAAGCGCTCGTTCTCGCAGGACCGCGAGCTCGCCTCGTCGGCCGGCCGCAAGGGCGGGCAGGCATCGGGTTCGGGCCGCTCCAGCGAAGACTGA
- a CDS encoding septation protein A codes for MQIESVPPKAHLPPLVKLALELGPLGLFFLGNAYADRFGFPSDKKLFAATGLFIAATLVALVVHYLLVRRLPIMPLVSGVVVVVFGGLTLALQDELFIKLKPTIVNSLFGAVLLGGLVVGKPLLSLVLDSVFDLDPEGWRKLTFRWGLFFFVLAALNEVVWRTQTTDFWVGFKVFGIMPLTIAFALAQTPLLLRHERKAADEA; via the coding sequence ATGCAGATCGAATCCGTCCCGCCCAAGGCCCACCTGCCGCCGCTCGTCAAGCTCGCCCTCGAACTGGGGCCGCTCGGCCTGTTCTTCCTCGGCAATGCCTATGCGGACCGCTTCGGCTTCCCGTCCGACAAGAAGCTCTTCGCGGCGACCGGGCTGTTCATCGCCGCGACCCTCGTCGCGCTCGTGGTCCACTACCTGCTGGTGCGCCGCCTGCCGATCATGCCCCTCGTCTCGGGCGTCGTGGTGGTGGTGTTCGGCGGGCTCACCCTGGCGCTCCAGGACGAGCTCTTCATCAAGCTCAAGCCCACCATCGTGAACAGCCTGTTCGGCGCGGTCCTGCTCGGCGGCCTCGTCGTCGGCAAGCCGCTCCTCTCCCTCGTCCTCGACAGCGTCTTCGACCTCGATCCGGAGGGCTGGCGCAAGCTGACCTTCCGCTGGGGCCTGTTCTTCTTCGTGCTGGCGGCTCTGAACGAGGTGGTGTGGCGCACCCAGACCACGGATTTCTGGGTCGGGTTCAAGGTCTTCGGCATCATGCCGCTCACCATCGCCTTCGCGCTCGCCCAGACGCCGCTGCTGCTGCGCCACGAGCGCAAGGCCGCGGACGAGGCCTGA
- a CDS encoding NepR family anti-sigma factor, whose amino-acid sequence MIDCKGMEGAQAPADHGISGDPHQPGLDRTTQGRIGSHLRAMYDELMQQPIPERFVDLLAELDRSRKQTPQES is encoded by the coding sequence ATGATCGATTGCAAGGGGATGGAAGGCGCGCAGGCGCCCGCGGACCATGGGATCTCGGGAGACCCCCACCAGCCCGGACTTGATCGTACCACGCAAGGGCGCATCGGGTCCCACCTGCGGGCCATGTACGACGAGCTGATGCAGCAGCCGATCCCGGAGCGGTTCGTCGATCTCCTCGCGGAACTCGATCGCTCCCGCAAGCAGACCCCACAGGAATCCTGA
- a CDS encoding haloacid dehalogenase type II produces the protein MAIQALIFDVFGTLLDWHGGVAREAARLLGPLRPDLDGGAFARAWRDRYQPGMEPIRQGARDFADLDTLHAESLEEVLAAEGLGSVAPETKRELVLAWHRLDAWPDVAEGLGRLKPRVLLAPCSNAHIRLAIAHARRNGLPWDAILGAELARDYKPKPAVYLRAVEALRLAPGEVMMVAAHSSDLAAAAACGLATAHIARPDEKGPGTGETAPSVPVDIAARDIGDLARQLGC, from the coding sequence ATGGCCATCCAGGCCCTGATCTTCGACGTCTTCGGCACCCTGCTCGACTGGCACGGCGGCGTCGCCCGCGAGGCGGCGCGCCTGCTCGGCCCCCTGCGCCCCGACCTCGACGGCGGCGCCTTCGCGCGGGCGTGGCGCGACCGCTATCAGCCCGGCATGGAGCCGATCCGCCAGGGCGCGCGCGATTTCGCGGATCTCGACACGCTCCACGCCGAGAGCCTGGAGGAGGTGCTCGCGGCCGAGGGCCTCGGCTCCGTCGCGCCCGAGACCAAGCGGGAGCTGGTCCTCGCCTGGCACCGGCTCGACGCTTGGCCCGACGTCGCCGAGGGACTTGGCCGCCTGAAGCCGCGCGTCCTGCTGGCGCCCTGCTCCAACGCCCATATCCGGCTCGCCATCGCCCATGCGCGCCGCAACGGCCTGCCCTGGGACGCGATCCTCGGGGCCGAGCTCGCCCGCGACTACAAGCCGAAACCCGCCGTCTACCTGCGGGCCGTCGAGGCGCTGCGGCTCGCCCCCGGCGAGGTCATGATGGTCGCGGCCCATTCCTCGGATCTCGCCGCCGCGGCCGCCTGCGGCCTCGCCACGGCCCACATCGCCCGCCCCGACGAGAAGGGGCCGGGTACCGGCGAGACCGCGCCGAGCGTGCCCGTCGATATCGCCGCACGGGATATCGGCGACCTCGCCCGGCAGCTCGGCTGCTGA